In Henriciella litoralis, the genomic window AGGCCGAAGAGCAGACCACCGTGACGGCTGTCGGGGTCGATTATACGCTGGACCTGACAGAAGAAACGACGCTCGACGCTGGTGATATCGCCACCTTCGAGACAATCATTGAGACTTATATCGGCTACTGGACGTCTAACTGAGCGGACTCCGTTTCATGACCGATGAGCCTGACCTCGATGAATTTCGCGAGATGACGGAAGCGGCCTATCTCGGCCTACCTGAAGCTTTCCGGCGCGCGGCAGGCCGCATCTCGATCCATGTGCGCGACCTGGCGGAACCTGACGTGCTCGCCGAGCTTGGAATCGGCAATCCGATGGGCCTCACGGGGCTCTATCAGGGCATTCCACTGATCCATGACAGCGTAAGCCATCCTAGCCCCGATGAGGCGAAGATCTTTCTCTATCGCAAGCCCCTGCTCGCCGAAATCCGGACGCGGCCAGGCACCAGCCTGCAGGAATTGATCGAACATGTCGTCATCCATGAGCTTGGCCATCATTTCGGGTGGTCCGATGAAGAGATGCATGACCTGCTGGATGAAGAGGGTCACGAGCACTAACGGACTTGCCTCGGGACATGCTTGCGAAGGGCCGTCTGGACGCCGATAACAGACAAGCACTGGCAGGCAGATATCTGCAACCAACAGGGAGAGACACGTGAAGGGTTTTGGAGAGTATGACGCCACGGGGCTTGCCGCCCTCGTCAAAAGCAAAGACGTGTCGCCGACAGAGCTGCTGGATGCCGCGCTGGAAAGTGCCGGCGAGGCCGGTGACAAGCTGAACTGCTTCTCCAAGATCTTTGAGGACCATGCCCGCGCGCAGCTGAAATCAGGCCTGCCTGATGGCCCGTTTACGGGCGTTCCGTTTGCGGTGAAAGACCTTGGTGCGCGGCTGAAAGGCCTGCCGATCACTAATGGGTCACGCGCCTTCAAGGACAATGTCGCCGACATGGACGCAACGCTAGTGAAGCGCCAGCGTGAGGCCGGCTTGGTGATCTTCGCGCAAACGACCAGCCCGGAATTTGGCCTCACCACCTCGACGGAGAGCGCCCTTTACGGACAGACGCGCAATCCGTGGGATACGTCGCGAACGTCTGGCGGCTCGTCTGGCGGGGCGTCGGCCACGGTCGCCTCAGGCGTCATCCCGATGGCGCATGCGAGCGACGGCGGCGGCTCTATCCGTATTCCAGCGGCCTGCACGGGCCTCGTCGGTCTGAAGCCGTCGCGTGGCCGGGTGCCGATGGGCCCGCCCATTTCCGAAAACTGGTTTGGCCTCTCGACCAATCACTGCGTCTCAAGGTCCGTGCGCGACAGCGCCGCCCTGCTGGATGCGACGCATGGTATGGAGCCAGGTGCCCGCTATGTTGCGCCGCCGCCAGAGCGACCGTTTCTCAGCGCGCTGGACGCTGATCCGAAACCATTGCGCATCGCGCTCTGGCAGACCGCGCCAAACGGCATGACGCCCGACAATGAAGCGCAGGCCGGGCTGGAGAGTACGCGCAAACTGCTCGAGAGCCTCGGCCACACCGTTATAGAGGCAGGCCCGACGCTGGACGGTGAAGCGCTCGGCAAAGGCATGATGATGATGGTCTCATCCTCCATGGCCTCTATTGCCGACGAGCGGGAAGCCCATTTCGGCCGCAAGATCGGGCCGGAAGATTTCGAGCCGGTGTCCCTGCGCTTTGTCGAGCTTGGACGGACCATCCCGATGGGTGAGCTGGTGAAGACGAATAATGCCTTCTCCGAAGCGGCCTATGCCCTCGAGACATTCATGGATGGGGGCAAGTTTGACCTGTTGCTGGCCCCAACGCTCTCGCAGCCCCCCGTCGAACTTGGCCTGCTAAGTCTCGATCCGGCGGATTTTGACGCCTATGGCGAGCTGATCGGCAACTTTGCGGCCTGGTGTCCTGTCTTCAACCAGACAGGCTGGCCGGCCATCTCATTGCCGCTGCACTGGACCAAGTCCGGCCTGCCACTCGGCATGATGTTCGGCGCGCGTCTCGGCCGGGAAGACTTGTTGTATGCCCTCGCCGGGCAGATCGAACGGGCCGCCCCTTGGGCTGATAGACGGCCCCCTAACTGGTTTGCATAAGGCTTTGAGAGAACGGAAAAGCGAGGCGGCATGACGGCGCTAAAATCAGAAGAAGGCGGTTGCCATTGCGGCGCCGTGCGGTTTCGCGTGGACCTGCCAGCCCATGTCGAGGTTGAGGACTGCAATTGCTCGATCTGCGCGATGAGTGGCAATGATCACATCATCGTGCCGGCCAGCCGGTTTGAACTCATCAAAGGCGCCGATGACCTGACCGAATACCGGTTCAATAGCCGAACCGCGCGGCATCTGTTCTGTCGCGTCTGCGGCGTCAAAAGCTTCTACGTTCCGCGTTCAAATCCGGACGGATATGCCGTGACATGGCGATGCCTGGATAACTGGCGGGCGCTGGACGCCACGGTGACCCGATTTGATGGCCAGAACTGGGAAGCCAATGCCGCCGCTTTGGCCCACAAATCGAAAGACTAGCGCTCTAACGGGGGCGATGGCCGGTCCCGCATCGGCCCGTCTGGAGACTCGCGGCGACCATTCCCGTCCCAGTGCCCGCGACGTTCGCGCCGTTCCTGGCGGCGGCTTTCTACCTCTTCCAGCCAAGTGACCAGTTCGGCGCGCTGGGCATCAGACAGACCTGAAAGCTGCTCTGACAACACCGTCTGGAAAGACCGCGTCAGCTCCGTATCGGTCCTCCGCATACGCTCGAACGCCTGGTCGACGGCGGTTTTGTTGTAAGGCGTCTGGGCCAGCGCTTCGGTGAGCGCATCGCGCGCCTCCCGTTTGTCCTGAAAGCGTTCACGGGAGTCCATAAAGGCGCTGCGGAAGGCCTGTCGGATTTCATTGCGTTCGCCTTCGGGAACGATCTGATCAATGCCTCTGGCGATCGTGAAATCACCTCCCCCGCCCCTGGGCGGACCGCGGTGATCGCTACGTGGTGCGAGCCGGTCTCCCAGAACGAGACCGACCAGGAGCGCATTTGCAATGAGCGACACCGCCAAAGCGATCGCTAGCGGTGAGAGACGTTTCAAAGCACTCATCCAACTACCTCATCATCCATATAGGTTTCAAACGCATCATAGCCGAGGGCGCCATAGATGACCTCCTCCGCCTCCGTTTGATAATCATAAACTGGGGATGCTGCAGCTGTCGTGTAGCCAACAAAAAGCCCCATAACGAGGCTGGCAAGCGCCGCGCCTGCCGGCCAGCGAATGCCATTTGGCATGATGAGACCCGCCAGAGACTGCAGAATGCCACCTCGTTGCTGAGGCGCGGCAGGCGCATCGGCGAGGAGACGTTCTGCAAGCCCGGCTGGCGGTTCGACGAACGCATCCTGTTCGATGACAAGATCCAGCGCGCGTGCGTCTTCGAGAGCGGAGGCAAACCGCGACGGATCGGAGGCCAGCAGGCGCTCTGCGGCGGCGCGCTCATCCTCAGGCCAGGCCCCCGGTTCTGCGCCATAGGCTTCGATCAATACGAAAAGCCGATCATCGGTCATGTTTTCTTTGGTCATTCCTATTGTCCTTCCGCCAGCATTTGCCTGAGCTTTCTTCGCGCTCTTGCAAGCAGGCTTTCCAGTGCCTCGACGCTGACATCCATGGCGGCGGCAGCTTCAATATTTCCCATTCCCTCGAACGCGCAAAGCGTAATCGCTTCTTTCTGGCGTTCGGGCAGCCCATCAATCATCGCCGAGATTTGAGACCCAGCCTGTCTGGACTGCAAGGCCTGGTCCGGCCTTTGTCCGGCATCGGCCTGCTCGGGTAGCTCTTCCATCAGAACGGGCGACTTTTTGCGTAATCGGTCCCGGCAGAGATTGATTGCCACGGTGCAGGCCCATGTCGAGAATTTCGCACGCTCTTGCCAGTCCGGAAGCATCTTCCAGGCCCTCAGAAAGGTCTCCTGGGTCACGTCTTCTGCCTCTTCCCGGTCTTTCAGCATGCGATAAGCCACACGCCAGATGACCGGCATGTGGCGATTGATCAACGCGGTCTGGGCCTGCCGGTCTCCGGCTGCAGCACGCGCGATCTGATCTCTTTCTGAAAAAGCTGACACAAGCGCAGATTAGTGACACCGGCGAAGGAAGCGAGGGAGGAAATCACTTCAAGCCCTCCACCGGTGTCAGCCATCGATCAGGCCTAGTCGCGCTTACCGTGATCGCCATGGTCGCCGCGATGATGCCAACCGTGCCGGCCGCCGCGATGGCGCTTCATCTTTTCCAGTTCATCGCTGGACAGGACCTCGTCGCCATTGGCATCGATGCTATCGAACATTGGCATGCCACGCGTTTCAAACTCGTCGATGGAGATGACGCCGTCACCGTTTGCGTCCTGAAGCTCAAACATACGCTGTTTCATCATTTCCATACGGCGCGTGCGTTCGGCTTCTCGCCAAGCTTCAAGTTCAGCCATGGACAGATTGCCATCCGAGTTGGTGTCGGCCTCAGAGAATTTTTCAGCTTTCACGGCCTCGATTTCGGCCTTTGAGATCGCACCGTCCGAATTGGCGTCAAACTTCTCGATCATATAAGCCTCGCGGCTACCTTCATTCTCGTCAGCAAGGGCGAAGCCGGCAACGCCGACAGCGGTTGAAGCAGCGAGGATCGTAGCGAATGCAAGTTTCTTCATTTCGGGTCTTCCTTTTTTTGTTACCCGAATGGTGAAACGAACCAGTGTCAGCTTTCCGTCGCGAGCGGCCCGATTTTTTTGCAGCGAATTTCTGAAACAGCTTTTCTGACTTCCGTGTAGCGGTGGTCCAAGACGTCAAAACCGGGACAATCGGCCGCCAGGGATAGCCTGTTGCGCAAGCCGCGCGAGAAGAGGTCCGATGTCGTCTCAGACCCGACGGCCACACGCTGGATCTGCTGCAGGGATTGAAGAAACCGGAAAGCGTGGGACAGCGTTTTCGCTTCATCGTCGGTCAGATAACCAGCATCCGACAAGCCTTCTATGGCGTCAGGTATGCGCGCTTCGACCAGCGTTTCATCTCCGCAGGTGAGCATACCGACCTGCAGGATGAACTCCAGATCAACGAGGCCGCCATCCTCCAGCTTCAGATCCCATCGCCCGCCCGGCGGACGTTCCCGCCAGAGGCGTTGGCGCATGTCTCGCGCATCGGCCAGCGCCGTTTCCGGCGGCTTTCCGGTGACGATGGCATGTCTTGCAATCGCCTCCATCTTCTCGCCCAACGCGTCTTCGCCGGCGACGAAGCGCAAGCGCGTCAGCGCCATCAGCTCCCACGTCCAGGCGTCCTCATGCTGGTATCGGTCAAAGGCTTTCAATGACACTGCCACAGGCCCGGCGCGGCCAGACGGGCGAAGCCGCATATCGACCTCGTAGAGGCTGCCTTCAGCCGTCTCAGCTGAGAGCGCCGTAATCAGGCGTTGGGCAAACTTGGTGAACCAGTGACCGGCTTCGGCAACGAGCTCCTCGTCGGCTTCATAGACGATGATGAGATCAAGGTCGGAGCCTGCCGTCAGCTCTCGCCCGCCTAGCTTGCCGAGGGCGCCGACGGCCCATTGACCCGGCTGCGGTCCGTATTTTCTGGCGGTCTCGATCGCGGCAGCATCGGCCATCAGGCTGATGCAGGTATCGGCAAGGTCGGTCCAGGCGAGCGCCGCCTCTGAGGCTGGCAGTAAGGAGTGAAGCAGCCTGTGGCCGATCAGGAAGGCCCGCTCATTCTGCCAGCGACGCACGTCATCCATCTGCCCTTCAAAATCAGCGCCCCGGTTAAGCGAGGGCGGAAACTCCTGCCAGTTGCTGGACAGAAGCGCCTCCAACAAGCCGGGCCTCCGTGCCAACATCTGGGAGAGGCGCGGCGCGATGGCCAGCGTGGTGACAAGATCATCCAGCAGATCAGGTTCAGCGACCAGCATGGAAAGCGTCTGGATGCCCGCCCGCAAGCCTTCAAAGAACTGGCTGAACCGCGTGAAGGCAATGTCCGGCTCACCTGTCTTGCTCATCGCGACCAGCATGTCCGGCAAAAGGGCTGTCAGAAGGCCACGGCCGCGTTCGGTGCGGGTCGCGGGCGTCTTGCCGCGGTGCCATGACTGGATCGAGGCAATGACGCGCGAGGGATTCGAGAAGCCGAGCGAGGACAAAGTGTGAAGCGTGCCCGGGTCATCATCGACGCCGGTAAAGACGAGATTGCCTTGCGCCGCGGAGTCCGCCATCCGCTCCTCGCCTGCAAACAGATCACGGTAATGACGACTGACCAGCTGGCGGGTCGCCTGTAGCTCGCTATCAAACGCATCGAGGTCGTCGAAGCCGCAGAGTTTGGCGAGGCGGGTGCGTTTGCCCTGGTCGGCCGGCACGAGATGGGTCTGCTCGTCTTCCATCATCTGGATGCGGTGTTCGACATGTCGCAGCACGCGGTAGGCGCCGGCAAGATCATCTGCGACGGACTGCTCAACCGCGTTTGCCGCGACCAGCGCATCGAGGCTTCGGAGCGTCTTGCGGTCACGCAGGAAGTCATTGCGGCCGCCCATGATGATCTGCTGGGTCTGGACGAAGAATTCGATCTCACGGATGCCGCCCGGCCCGAGTTTGACGTCAGGTGCCTTGTCGTGGAGGTCATCCTTGCCGGACTTCGCATTGATCATGCGCTTGATCGCCTGAACGTCGGCAATCGCCCAATAGTCCATGTGGCGGCGCCAGACGAAGGGTTTGAGGCTGTCGAGGAAATGGGCAGCGGCATTGCGGTCACCAGCGACATGCCGCGCCTTGATCCAGACCATTCGCTCCCAGTTCTGGCCAACGCTCTCATAGTAAATCTCAGCCATGCGCGTTGAAACGGCAGGCGGGGTTGAGGACGGGTCGGGGCGCAAACGAAGGTCCGTGCGGAAAACATATCCGTCACCGGTCGTCTCCTGCAGGATACGCATGGTGTCCTTGATGACCTTGTTCGCCAGATCCTGAGCGGCGATGTCGCCCTCGGCAAACACAGCTGGATCAAAGAAGGCCGCCATGTCGATATCGGACGAATAGTTGAGCTCAAATGCCCCCATCTTTCCGAGCGCGATCATGAAAATGCCGGCGTCGCTGAGCTGGCGCTTGCGCAGGGCTGCTTTGAGCGCGGCAGCCGTGGCGGCGTTCGCAAAATCCGTGAGGTGGCCCGTAATCTCCGTAACGCCGGCCGAGGCGGAGAGGTCCAGCGCGGCGACCGCGATATGGTTGGAGAGCTTGGCGCGGCGCAGCGCCGTCATCACCTCGTCGATGTCTTCAAGCTCGCCCGCCGCCTTTGCAGCGGCCATAGCGGCCGCCTGCAGCGCATACCCACCTTGCGAGCGCAAGATTTCCATCGCATCTGGCGCACGTTTGGCCGCACGGGCAAGATAAGGCGCTAGCTCGCAGCCTTTGTCGAAGGCCGCGGCAGCCGTCTCTGAAAGAGGTTTGATATTTAGCATTTCGCCTGACGTCTTAGCGCTCTCGCGGCAAAGACAAAACAGCTTTCAGGCCCTGAGCTTCCGGCGGCCCGTTTGTCCACAGGAGATCAAGGTGTCCTTTATGGAGTTCGGCCACCGAATCCACAAGCGCCAGCCCCAATCCGGACCCCGATTGCGTTCGCGCCTCATCGAGCCGGAAGAAGCGTTCCTTAGCACGCTCGCGCATATGTTCGGGTATACCGGGCCCGGTATCGGCAACCGTGATGACGATATTGTCCGACGTCCGTTTGGCCGAGAACCAGATCCGTCCGCCTTCGGGCGTGTATTTGATGCCATTGTCGAGAAGGTTCGAGACAGCCTGGGCGATCAGCTCCCGGTCCCCGAGCACGGTCAGGCTGGCGGCGATATCGCTCTCGAAGGTCAGACCGGCAAACTCGCAGGCCGGCTCATAAAGCTCTGCAAGCTCGGCCAGAACAGCGCCAAGATCGAAGCGGACCAGCCGACCCTCAGCGCCGGCATCGAGCCGGGAAAGGCGCAAAATGGCATTGAAGGTCGTGAGGATGCTGTCGACCTCCTCCACCGTATGGGCGAGGGTCTCGCGGGCGCCCTCTTCTCCCATATCGCTGATCAGCGCGCTCTCCAGCCGATTGCGCAGGCGCGACAGGGGCGAGCGAAGGTCATGCGCGATGGCATCGCCGGCATGGCGGCTGGAGGCCATCAGGCGTTCAAGCTTTTCGAGCATGGTATTGAGATGGGTCGCCAATCGGTCGAACTCATCTCCCGACCCGGCCACGGGCGCCCGGATGGAAAGGTTGCCTGCGACGATCTCTTCGGTCGTGCGGGTGAGCTGTTCAGCCCGGCGTGCCGCGTACCGTGAGATCAGAATCCCGCCGATAAGCGCGAGCAAGACCACAATGGGCGCTGCGGTCGTCACGGCTTGCGTAATGCGCCGGACAATTCGGCCCCGCTCCCCTGTCTCGATCGCAACGAGCAGCACATTGCCATTGGTCAGCCGGACGATCCGGCCTTCAGCTTCTGTGACCGTCTGGCCACCATCGGCGCGGGGCATCTCAATGGAGAGGCTGACAATAGAAACCTCGCCTACCGTCTCTGGCGGCGAGACCGGCAGGTTTGGAAAATCGCCAATGATACGTTCGCCATCAGGCGTTTCCAGCTGATAGCGAAAAGGCGCCCCTGGTACGAGCGCCCTTTCTATAACTGATTGCTCAAGACGTTCGAGGCCGCCTGTCCGGAAAGCCAGTTCGAGCGCGCCCATTTCCGCCTGTAGCCGTTCATCGGCCTCGGCCCGCAAGGAGCCGACTGTCGCCTGATACAAATAGGCGAGCAGCAGGAAGGAAAACAGCCCGAACAGGACTGAGTAGACGAGCGCCAGCCGGAACGTTGTCGTCCTGACGAAGGCAAACGGTCCAGACTTCATGCCTGAAGGCAGTAACCCGCACCGCGCACCGTCTGAAGCAGCGCCTCATCGAAATCCTTGTCGATCTTGGCCCGCAGGCGCGAGACATGGACGTCGATGACATTGGTCTGGGGGTCAAAATGATAATCCCAGACCTTCTCGAGCAACATGGTGCGTGTGACCACCTGGCCAGCATGACGCATCAGGAATTCGAGCAATCTGAACTCACGCGGCTGAAGATCAATTTTCTGCCCATCGCGCCAGACCTTGCGGGACAGAAGGTCCATTTCAAGATCCGCGACTTTCAGCTTCGTGACCGGCGGCTCGCCATTTGCCTGGCGTCGGCCAAGCGCTTCAACGCGTGCCGCCAGCTCGGACGGCGCAAACGGCTTGGCGAGATAGTCGTCAGCGCCGACTTTCAGGCCTTCGACCCGATTGTCGACATCCGACAGCGCCGAGAGAAAGAGGGCCGGCGTCTGCCCGCCCCCATTCCGGTATTCCTCAACCAGCTTCAGCCCGTCTTTCTGGGGCAGCATGCGGTCCACAACGAGGGCATCGAAGTCCCCGTCGCGGGCGTCGGCAAGGCCGTCTGCTCCATTCGTCGCAATCTTCACCTCATGACCTGCATCAGACAGGACCTTGTTGATGAAAGTCGCATGCTCGCTATCGTCTTCTATGACCAGTACGCGCATGTGCGAGAACTCCTCTAAAGATCAATCTTTGGCTTTGTCGCCGATATCGGCAGTAACGAACATTGTCCGTTGACCGTTCCGCACCGCGAGCAGGATCTTGTCCCGGCCCTTTGCACGAACGTCTTCAATCGCCGATTTCAGGTCATCCACCGAGTTAAGCGGTGTGCCGGCAGCTGACAGAAGCGCCATCCCGGCCCGAACACCAATTTCACCCAGCGCACTGTCTTCTTTGATATCACCAACGATGAGACCCGGCTCATTTGCATCAAGTCCAAGCAGCTCACGCGCTTCGTTATCGAGCGGACGCACTGAAACACCGAG contains:
- a CDS encoding metallopeptidase family protein — translated: MTDEPDLDEFREMTEAAYLGLPEAFRRAAGRISIHVRDLAEPDVLAELGIGNPMGLTGLYQGIPLIHDSVSHPSPDEAKIFLYRKPLLAEIRTRPGTSLQELIEHVVIHELGHHFGWSDEEMHDLLDEEGHEH
- a CDS encoding GFA family protein, with product MTALKSEEGGCHCGAVRFRVDLPAHVEVEDCNCSICAMSGNDHIIVPASRFELIKGADDLTEYRFNSRTARHLFCRVCGVKSFYVPRSNPDGYAVTWRCLDNWRALDATVTRFDGQNWEANAAALAHKSKD
- a CDS encoding amidase — protein: MKGFGEYDATGLAALVKSKDVSPTELLDAALESAGEAGDKLNCFSKIFEDHARAQLKSGLPDGPFTGVPFAVKDLGARLKGLPITNGSRAFKDNVADMDATLVKRQREAGLVIFAQTTSPEFGLTTSTESALYGQTRNPWDTSRTSGGSSGGASATVASGVIPMAHASDGGGSIRIPAACTGLVGLKPSRGRVPMGPPISENWFGLSTNHCVSRSVRDSAALLDATHGMEPGARYVAPPPERPFLSALDADPKPLRIALWQTAPNGMTPDNEAQAGLESTRKLLESLGHTVIEAGPTLDGEALGKGMMMMVSSSMASIADEREAHFGRKIGPEDFEPVSLRFVELGRTIPMGELVKTNNAFSEAAYALETFMDGGKFDLLLAPTLSQPPVELGLLSLDPADFDAYGELIGNFAAWCPVFNQTGWPAISLPLHWTKSGLPLGMMFGARLGREDLLYALAGQIERAAPWADRRPPNWFA
- a CDS encoding bifunctional [glutamine synthetase] adenylyltransferase/[glutamine synthetase]-adenylyl-L-tyrosine phosphorylase, yielding MLNIKPLSETAAAAFDKGCELAPYLARAAKRAPDAMEILRSQGGYALQAAAMAAAKAAGELEDIDEVMTALRRAKLSNHIAVAALDLSASAGVTEITGHLTDFANAATAAALKAALRKRQLSDAGIFMIALGKMGAFELNYSSDIDMAAFFDPAVFAEGDIAAQDLANKVIKDTMRILQETTGDGYVFRTDLRLRPDPSSTPPAVSTRMAEIYYESVGQNWERMVWIKARHVAGDRNAAAHFLDSLKPFVWRRHMDYWAIADVQAIKRMINAKSGKDDLHDKAPDVKLGPGGIREIEFFVQTQQIIMGGRNDFLRDRKTLRSLDALVAANAVEQSVADDLAGAYRVLRHVEHRIQMMEDEQTHLVPADQGKRTRLAKLCGFDDLDAFDSELQATRQLVSRHYRDLFAGEERMADSAAQGNLVFTGVDDDPGTLHTLSSLGFSNPSRVIASIQSWHRGKTPATRTERGRGLLTALLPDMLVAMSKTGEPDIAFTRFSQFFEGLRAGIQTLSMLVAEPDLLDDLVTTLAIAPRLSQMLARRPGLLEALLSSNWQEFPPSLNRGADFEGQMDDVRRWQNERAFLIGHRLLHSLLPASEAALAWTDLADTCISLMADAAAIETARKYGPQPGQWAVGALGKLGGRELTAGSDLDLIIVYEADEELVAEAGHWFTKFAQRLITALSAETAEGSLYEVDMRLRPSGRAGPVAVSLKAFDRYQHEDAWTWELMALTRLRFVAGEDALGEKMEAIARHAIVTGKPPETALADARDMRQRLWRERPPGGRWDLKLEDGGLVDLEFILQVGMLTCGDETLVEARIPDAIEGLSDAGYLTDDEAKTLSHAFRFLQSLQQIQRVAVGSETTSDLFSRGLRNRLSLAADCPGFDVLDHRYTEVRKAVSEIRCKKIGPLATES
- a CDS encoding sensor histidine kinase, whose translation is MKSGPFAFVRTTTFRLALVYSVLFGLFSFLLLAYLYQATVGSLRAEADERLQAEMGALELAFRTGGLERLEQSVIERALVPGAPFRYQLETPDGERIIGDFPNLPVSPPETVGEVSIVSLSIEMPRADGGQTVTEAEGRIVRLTNGNVLLVAIETGERGRIVRRITQAVTTAAPIVVLLALIGGILISRYAARRAEQLTRTTEEIVAGNLSIRAPVAGSGDEFDRLATHLNTMLEKLERLMASSRHAGDAIAHDLRSPLSRLRNRLESALISDMGEEGARETLAHTVEEVDSILTTFNAILRLSRLDAGAEGRLVRFDLGAVLAELAELYEPACEFAGLTFESDIAASLTVLGDRELIAQAVSNLLDNGIKYTPEGGRIWFSAKRTSDNIVITVADTGPGIPEHMRERAKERFFRLDEARTQSGSGLGLALVDSVAELHKGHLDLLWTNGPPEAQGLKAVLSLPRER
- a CDS encoding sigma-70 family RNA polymerase sigma factor, with translation MSAFSERDQIARAAAGDRQAQTALINRHMPVIWRVAYRMLKDREEAEDVTQETFLRAWKMLPDWQERAKFSTWACTVAINLCRDRLRKKSPVLMEELPEQADAGQRPDQALQSRQAGSQISAMIDGLPERQKEAITLCAFEGMGNIEAAAAMDVSVEALESLLARARRKLRQMLAEGQ
- a CDS encoding periplasmic heavy metal sensor is translated as MSALKRLSPLAIALAVSLIANALLVGLVLGDRLAPRSDHRGPPRGGGGDFTIARGIDQIVPEGERNEIRQAFRSAFMDSRERFQDKREARDALTEALAQTPYNKTAVDQAFERMRRTDTELTRSFQTVLSEQLSGLSDAQRAELVTWLEEVESRRQERRERRGHWDGNGRRESPDGPMRDRPSPPLER
- a CDS encoding EF-hand domain-containing protein; the protein is MKKLAFATILAASTAVGVAGFALADENEGSREAYMIEKFDANSDGAISKAEIEAVKAEKFSEADTNSDGNLSMAELEAWREAERTRRMEMMKQRMFELQDANGDGVISIDEFETRGMPMFDSIDANGDEVLSSDELEKMKRHRGGRHGWHHRGDHGDHGKRD
- a CDS encoding winged helix-turn-helix domain-containing protein, yielding MRVLVIEDDSEHATFINKVLSDAGHEVKIATNGADGLADARDGDFDALVVDRMLPQKDGLKLVEEYRNGGGQTPALFLSALSDVDNRVEGLKVGADDYLAKPFAPSELAARVEALGRRQANGEPPVTKLKVADLEMDLLSRKVWRDGQKIDLQPREFRLLEFLMRHAGQVVTRTMLLEKVWDYHFDPQTNVIDVHVSRLRAKIDKDFDEALLQTVRGAGYCLQA